CCATCAGCCACTGGCCCGAGACACCATTAGAGCCCCGCTCGATCCACTGCTGTTGGTATTCGCCACGAAAGCGCTCGAGATCGCCCAGCTTGCTTTCCGCCAGGCGCACCTGGCCCTGGAAGTAACCCAGGCGCTGCACGGCGGTTTTCTCGGCCTTTTCGGCCATGTCCACCACCGGTGCCAGGCGCGCGGCGCGGCTGTTGGCCATGGCTTAGCCGCCCGGCGCCGGGGCGAAGATCGACTGCAGGTGCGCTTCGCTTTCGCCCATGCTGATCTTGTCGTTGAGGCCCTGGCGCAGGTAGGTCACCAACTGCGGTTGCAGGGCAATGGCCAGGTCGGTGTCGCGATCGCCGCCCGCCACGTAGGCGCCGACGCTGATCAGGTCGCGGCTCTGTTGGTAGCGCGACCACAGCTGCTTGAACTGTTGTGCACGGATCATGTGTTCCGGCGTCACCACGGCCGGCATCACCCGGCTGATGGACGCTTCGATATCGATGGCCGGGTAGTGCCCCTCTTCAGCCAAGCGCCGCGACAGCACGATGTGACCGTCGAGCACGCCCCGCGCCGAGTCGGCAATCGGGTCTTGCTGGTCATCGCCTTCGGACAGCACGGTGTAGAACGCGGTGATCGAGCCGCCCCCGGCTTCGGCGTTACCGGCACGCTCCACCAGTTTGGGTAGCTTGGCGAACACCGACGGCGGATAGCCCTTGGTCGCGGGCGGCTCGCCGATGGCCAGGGCAATCTCCCGCTGGGCCTGGGCGAATCGGGTCAGCGAGTCCATCAGCAACAAGACATTCTTGCCCTTGTCGCGGAAATATTCGGCGATGCGCGTGCAGTACATGGCGGCGCGCAGGCGCATCAGCGGCGCATCGTCCGCCGGGGACGCAACGACGACCGAGCGCTTGAGGCCCTCTTCACCGAGGCTGTGCTCGATAAATTCCTTTACCTCGCGGCCCCGTTCGCCGATCAGCCCGACCACGATGATGTCGGCCTCGGTAAAGCGCGTCATCATGCCCAGCAGTACTGATTTACCTACGCCGGTACCGGCAAACAGGCCCAGACGCTGGCCACGGCCGACCGTCAATAATCCGTTGATGCTGCGAATGCCCACGTCCAGCGGCACGCTGATGGGGTTACGGTTGAGCGGGTTGATGGTGGGGCCGTCCATCGGCACCCAGTCTTCGGCCTTCATGCCGCCTTTGCCATCCAGCGCGCGACCGGCGCCGTCAAGTACACGGCCGAGCATGCTCATGCCCATCGGCAGGCGGCCGGTGTCGGCCAAGGGCACCACGCGGGCGCCGGGGGCAATGCCCGCCAGGCTGCCCACGGGCATCAGGAAAATCTTGCTGCCGGAGAAGCCCATCACTTCGGCTTCGACCTGCACCGGGTGGTAGCTGTCGTCGTTGATCACCATGCAGCGGCTGCCCATGGCCGCGCGTAGACCCTCGGCTTCGAGGGTCAGGCCGACCATGCGCAGCAGGCGCCCTTCAAGGATCGGCTGGCCAGGCAACTCGGCGGCTTCGGCATAACCGCTCAAGCGCTTGGCGAAACTGGTGCGATCAAGGCGCATCGGGGGCGTCCAGGTCCACGCTCAGGTCAGGCTCGGCAGGGTTCAACACCTGCTCATGGGCCTGATCCAACAGCTTGGCCATGATCTGGCTGATGCGGGTTTCCACCGTGGCATCGATGCGGCTGTGTTCGGTCTCGACGCGGCAACCACCGGGTTGCAGCGACGCGTCCTCGACGATGCGCCAGGTTTCTTCATGGCGCTCGCGCAGGGCTTTGACCTGTTCGAAATCCTGCGGATTGATGTACAGCCGTACATTGCCGACGCCCAGGGGCAGCAGCTTGAGGGCTTCGCGCATCACGCTTTCGATATGGCTGGAGTCCAGCACCAGCTCACGCTGGATCACCTGGCGGGCGATGTGCTGCACCAACTCGACCATGGCTTTTTCGATCTGCGAGTCCTGCTCGGCGATGGGGTCGAACAGCCCGCCCATCAAGCGTTCAAGGCTGACCAACTTGACGCTCAGCGCCTCCTCGGCTTCCTGGCGGACCTTGAGGGTGGTGCTGCGAAAACCATCTTTTTCACCTGCCGCGAAGCCCTCGTTGTAGGCCTCCTGGCGGATGGCTTCCAACTCTTCCAGGGTCAGTGGCTGGACTTCATCCAGCGGCACTTCTTCCATTTCCGCCGGTGGCTCTTCAACCGGTTCAGGCTCGGGCTCGGGCACATGCGGATCGAAGCTGGGCAACGACCAGATGTCGAACCCACCGACGTCCCGTGCGCGAATCAGATCGCTGGGCGCCTCATCTTTGTTCGACATGAGAGGCGCCTTAGATCATTTCTTCGCCGCCCTTCCCGCCGAGAACGATTTCTCCGGCTTCGGCCATACGGCGGGCAATGGTGAGGATTTCTTTCTGCGCGGTTTCCACGTCGCTGACGCGTACCGGGCCTTTGGCTTCCAGGTCGTCGCGCAACAGTTCCGAGGCGCGCTTGGACATATTCTTGAAGATCTTTTCCTTGACGCCTTCGTCCGATCCCTTGAGGGCCAGCACCAGCACATCGGAGGACACTTCGCGCAGCAACGCCTGGATGCCACGGTCGTCGACATCGGAAAGGTTGTTGAACACGAACATGAGGTCTTCGATCTGGCCGGACAGGGTGTCGTCGATCTCGCGGATCGAGTCCATCAACTGGCCTTCGACCGAGCTGTCGAGGAAGTTCATGATGTCGGCCGCGCGCTTGATACCGCCCAGGGTGGTACGCGAGGCATTCGAGTTGCCGGAGAACTGCTTCTCCAGAATCGTGTTGAGTTCTTTCAGGGCCGCCGGCTGCACGGTGTTCAGCGACGACACACGCAGGATGATGTCCAGGCGCACCTTATGGTCGAAGTGGCCAAGCACTTCACCGGCCTGGTCCGGGTCGAGGTAGGCCACAACGATCGCCTGGATCTGCGGGTGCTCGTAGCGGATCACATCGGCCACGGCACGCGGTTCCATCCATTTCAGGCTGTCGAGGCCGCTGGTGTTGCCACCGAGCAGGATGCGGTCGATCAGGCCGTTGGCCTTGTCTTCGCCCAGGGCCGAGGTGAGCATCTTGCGGATGTAGCTGTCGGAG
The genomic region above belongs to Pseudomonas azotoformans and contains:
- the fliI gene encoding flagellar protein export ATPase FliI, coding for MRLDRTSFAKRLSGYAEAAELPGQPILEGRLLRMVGLTLEAEGLRAAMGSRCMVINDDSYHPVQVEAEVMGFSGSKIFLMPVGSLAGIAPGARVVPLADTGRLPMGMSMLGRVLDGAGRALDGKGGMKAEDWVPMDGPTINPLNRNPISVPLDVGIRSINGLLTVGRGQRLGLFAGTGVGKSVLLGMMTRFTEADIIVVGLIGERGREVKEFIEHSLGEEGLKRSVVVASPADDAPLMRLRAAMYCTRIAEYFRDKGKNVLLLMDSLTRFAQAQREIALAIGEPPATKGYPPSVFAKLPKLVERAGNAEAGGGSITAFYTVLSEGDDQQDPIADSARGVLDGHIVLSRRLAEEGHYPAIDIEASISRVMPAVVTPEHMIRAQQFKQLWSRYQQSRDLISVGAYVAGGDRDTDLAIALQPQLVTYLRQGLNDKISMGESEAHLQSIFAPAPGG
- the fliH gene encoding flagellar assembly protein FliH, with the translated sequence MSNKDEAPSDLIRARDVGGFDIWSLPSFDPHVPEPEPEPVEEPPAEMEEVPLDEVQPLTLEELEAIRQEAYNEGFAAGEKDGFRSTTLKVRQEAEEALSVKLVSLERLMGGLFDPIAEQDSQIEKAMVELVQHIARQVIQRELVLDSSHIESVMREALKLLPLGVGNVRLYINPQDFEQVKALRERHEETWRIVEDASLQPGGCRVETEHSRIDATVETRISQIMAKLLDQAHEQVLNPAEPDLSVDLDAPDAP
- the fliG gene encoding flagellar motor switch protein FliG, whose amino-acid sequence is MSDNRAAVAKLTKVDKAAVLLLSLGETDAAQVLRHMGPKEVQRVGVAMAQMRNVHREQVEQVMSEFVEIVGDQTSLGVGSDSYIRKMLTSALGEDKANGLIDRILLGGNTSGLDSLKWMEPRAVADVIRYEHPQIQAIVVAYLDPDQAGEVLGHFDHKVRLDIILRVSSLNTVQPAALKELNTILEKQFSGNSNASRTTLGGIKRAADIMNFLDSSVEGQLMDSIREIDDTLSGQIEDLMFVFNNLSDVDDRGIQALLREVSSDVLVLALKGSDEGVKEKIFKNMSKRASELLRDDLEAKGPVRVSDVETAQKEILTIARRMAEAGEIVLGGKGGEEMI